The following is a genomic window from Amycolatopsis cihanbeyliensis.
TGACGAGTACCTCGTAGGCCAGCTTCGGGCTGTCGCCCGCCAGCACCACCAGCTCGGGCCCCGCCTCCACGCTGTCCACAGTGGTCAGCTGCTGGCGGGCGGTGCGCTCGGCACGCTCGGCGGTCACGTCGGCGTGGGTTCCGATCGTGATCGACGCGGTGTCCGCGCTCACGGTGTCGCGCACCGCGCCCTCCCCGTCGGCCACGACGACGGCATCGCCGCCGACCACGGGAAGGCCCTGGTAGGAGCGCTCGTAGGCAACGTAGAACAGGCCGGCGGCGCCGGGGGTGACGCCGACCCGCCGGAACGTCTCCGCCGGTCCCTTCTTCAGTTCGTCGAGGCCGATCGCGGCGGCCTCGTCGGCGGCCGAGGTGGCCAGTGCCTCCGGCGGTGCCGGCTGTGCAGCCGGGCCGGTGCCGGTTTCGGCGAGGGCGGGCATGGATGACATGCCCGCCGCGAGAGCAAGGCCGGTTATCGCGGCCAAGCCCGCTCGTCTGGTTCGCAGGGATTTCATGTGGCGCCCTCTCCTCAGGCAGGAATACGGCACCACCACACATCGCGCGATCGGCTCATCCTATTGAGGTTATGGATTATGCATAACCTCGATAACCGACCCCAAATGTCGCGGTGGTACCTGATCACAGGGTGAGGACAGTTAGCGCCACCACTCCGGACGTCGTCAATGCGACATCCAGCCTAGTTCCGGCAAACAGATCAATACGATGGTCTTGAATCGGATACCAAACGGACGCAGGCCTGGCATCCGACGAATATTTTCAAACTTTGGTCGCAATTACCAGTACGCGAACAGGTTCGCATTACCAATTTTCGACCTGGTCCGCCGCTGAAACCCGGTCCGGGCGGGGTGTTCGATAAACGGACGTTTGAGCACGAAAATCGGTGCAGAGGGGTTCAACAGCGGGCCACTGGTTGACATACTCGCGCCCGTGACGAACTCGAACCCCGCCTCGAACGGCGAACGCTGGGTCTCCGTGCACGGCGAGCCCTACCACCCGGCGCCCTACCGCCCCGCCCGGATGTCCGCCGACGAGTCGCTGGCCACGGCCGCGCGGCTGCGCCACCGGATGGACGAGCGGCGCACGGTACGGATGTTCTCCGCGGATCCCGTTCCGGAGCAGGTGGTGCTGGACGCCATCGCGGTGGCCTCCACCGCGCCGAGCGGGGCACACCAGCAGCCGTGGACCTTCGTGCTGGTCACCGACCCCGAGGTGCGCGGGCGGATTCGTGAGGCCGCCGAGCGGGAGGAGCAGATCTCCTACGCGGGCAGGCTCGGCGAGGAGTGGCTGGCGGCCCTGCGCCCGCTGGGCACCGACGAGGTGAAGCCGCACCTCACCGAGGCGCCGTACCTCATCGTGGTGTTCCAGCAGCGATTCACACCGCTGGCGGACGGCGGCGTGCGCAAGCACTACTACGTCGACGAGTCGGTGGGTATCGCCGTCGGGATGCTGCTGACCGCGCTGCACCTGTCCGGGCTGGCCGCGCTGACCCACACTCCCTCGCCGATGAAGTTCCTCGGCGAGGTGCTGAACCGGCCGCGCAACGAGAAGGCGTTCGCGGTGATCCCGGTCGGCTACCCCGCGGAGGACTGCGTGGTGCCGGACCTGGTTCGCAAGTCACTGGACCAGGTCCTGGTGCGGGTCTGAGCGCCCGGTTGCCGGTCAGGCGCTGCGGGCCTGCGCGCGGTGCGCGCCCTCACCGATCTCCTCGACCAGCTTGGCGCAGAAGGCGGGCAGGTCGTCCGGCTTGCGACTGGTGACGAGCCCGGCGTCCACGACGACCTCCTCGTCGACCCATTCGGCCCCGGCGTTACGCAGGTCGGTCCGCAGGCTGGGGTAGGAGGTGAGCCTCCGGCCACGCACCACATCGGCCTCGATCAGGATCCACGGCGCGTGGCAGATCGCGGCCACCGGCTTCTGCTTGGCGAAGAACTCGCCGGCGAACCGGACCGCGTTCGGCACGGTGCGCAGGAAGTCCGGGTTCGCCACCCCACCGGGCAGCACCAGTGCGTCGTAGTCATCCGGCGAGACCTCGGTGACCATCCTGTCCACCGGGAACGTGTCCGCCTTGTCCAGGTGGTTGAACGCTTGGATGGTTCCGGGACTGACGGACACCAGCTCCGGTTCGCCGCCCGCGTCCCGCACCGCCTGCCACGGTTGGGTCAGCTCCACCTGCTCGGTGCCCTCCGGCGCCACCAGGAAGGCGACCCGGCGTCCGGTCAGCGTCTCCGACACGAGTTCGTCCCCTCGACGAGTGCTGGTTGGTACGCCCGCCGGTTACCCCCGCGGCCCGGTACGCAAACCGGGCCGCGGGTCCCGCTCAGCGTCGCCAGCGCGCGGCGCAGCGGGAAAGGTCGACCGAGACCCGCTCACCCCGCTCCGCCGTCACCCGCACCTCCTGCAGCACCGTGCCGTTCGGGCGGGCGCAGCGCAGCGTCCAGCTCTCGGCGATGGTGTGCCCGGTGCGGTCGGGCCGGACCGAGGGGTTCACGTCCCAGGTGAACGCACCGGACGCGGTCATCGTCGAGGTCAGCCGGTTGTGGAAGGGCAACCGGTGCCCGGCGGAGCCGTCCGGGCGCAGTACCGGCGCGGTGTACTGGGTGAAGGTCTTCTCCAGGCTCAGCCGCGCGCCACGGGGAGCCTTCCCGGTGATCACCGAGTGGTACTGGCGGTCGGCGGCCACCTCGAACTGCCGCAGCAGGGCCTCCCGCACCCCGCCATCGGCTCCGGTCGCCGAGCCGGTGCCGAAGTACTGGTCGATCACGCCCCGCTGGTACGGGATGTGGAAGTTGTTCCCGCCCAGTTCGAACTCGAACCCGAAGGTGCCGGTGGTGAAGTAGGCCCACTCCCCGGTGCTCCCGCTGGTGTCGTACAGCTGGTACGACGGGATGCTGTGGTATCCGGTCGCGTCGCCGAGATCCGCGCCGATGGCCGCATAGGTCTCCTCGTCCGCCGTCAGCGGTGTCGTGGACTGTTGTGGCGGGCGCAGCACCAGCCCGCCGTAGTTGTGCACGCTCTGCAGCGAGGTCACCTGGCGCTCGGAGACCAGGTCGACGACGTTGCGGACCTCCGGTTCGGAGAACGGGCCCGCGCCCCGGTAGGTCTGGCTGGCCGGGTTCGTGCTCGCACCCACCCCGCCCCAGTTCACGCCGTAGTTACG
Proteins encoded in this region:
- a CDS encoding nitroreductase family protein translates to MSADESLATAARLRHRMDERRTVRMFSADPVPEQVVLDAIAVASTAPSGAHQQPWTFVLVTDPEVRGRIREAAEREEQISYAGRLGEEWLAALRPLGTDEVKPHLTEAPYLIVVFQQRFTPLADGGVRKHYYVDESVGIAVGMLLTALHLSGLAALTHTPSPMKFLGEVLNRPRNEKAFAVIPVGYPAEDCVVPDLVRKSLDQVLVRV
- a CDS encoding type 1 glutamine amidotransferase domain-containing protein yields the protein MSETLTGRRVAFLVAPEGTEQVELTQPWQAVRDAGGEPELVSVSPGTIQAFNHLDKADTFPVDRMVTEVSPDDYDALVLPGGVANPDFLRTVPNAVRFAGEFFAKQKPVAAICHAPWILIEADVVRGRRLTSYPSLRTDLRNAGAEWVDEEVVVDAGLVTSRKPDDLPAFCAKLVEEIGEGAHRAQARSA